Part of the Drosophila santomea strain STO CAGO 1482 chromosome 2L, Prin_Dsan_1.1, whole genome shotgun sequence genome is shown below.
TTCTCATTCGTTCGTTGGTAGTGTTCGTTGtcgtttcagtttcagttaaTCGAGAATGTAAGTAACATTTTTGCTGGCCCAGAGTGCCTTGTATTCATGTGTGTGCGCCTGCCAGTATGTgtatgaaattataaaacgaAAAATTGCTAAAATATCCGAAGGAAAAACACGTGTAATGCCGCCTATGAGTAATCACTTACATGCATCTATACTTCGGCCCGCAGAAAAATCGAAATACCTCCATCGGCATCGATCcgaagccaaaaaaaattctacGCAAAAGAATAAAGTGTaaatttgtgcaaaaaaaaaaaaaaaaaaatgaaagaaaagaaCATTCCCAATTTGCCCGAGTATTGGTGCATGTATGTGATGCGGTGAGATTCGCTTGTAGCTTCGTATTTCTCATCGCATCAGCAGTTTATCGGTTAAGTTGTAGGCGGCGGACATAGCCGACTTCTATATTTACGCATATATAGCCAGCTATATGTATACACAGTACGCCaagatagatatatatatatcaactTGGATGGGGACACGCGGTTAGGTGGGTTTCCTCGCCAAACTCAACACACTTGGCAGCCGCCTGTGGTAGATACATTTCGGCCTCTCTCTGCAGCGTTCTCCGCTCTCTCCCTCCCTCCCACCACGCTCCCCCTTTCTCTcgattatttttataattttgtagCGCCGCACTTGGAAACACGATTGGCGGCCCCACCAACATCATCTCACCCATCCCCACCACCattaccaccaccaccaacatcATCTCACCCatccccaccaccacccagaACGCACCAACACACGCAGAACCGCACGCACACAGCCCCCATAAAAGTTAGTAACTTTTTCGCCCCATGTAGAGCCGTAGTAGCGGTATCTACAGTGTAGAGGAATTTCTACATCAACGGGGATTGGGTTCTTGTTCGGGCTCGGGTTCTGCGGGCTCTGGGGGCTTGTGGGGTTCTTGAGCTACTGCGCATGCTGTCGGCCGGCGCAGATAGAGTTTAAAGTACCTAAGTATCCATCCGACACGGATTTAGCTGGGTTTTCTAGCCCCGGAATTAGCCCGACCATATGGGTGTTTAACCGTCCACTGAAGTCTATCTAAGACTTCGAGATACCCTCCCACCTGTTTTTCCCTACCCCTTCTTACCATTTATTCGTTCAAGCAGATGAGCAATCTGCGTGGTTGAAACAAGTTTTTTCCTCCTTTGATTTATCCGATAAAAACTACAAACATGTTTGTGACCATTTAGGGGAGTGTTACGTTAATTTACGTTACGCCTGGCTTAATGTTTTGGAATTTGCCGAACACAGCCAGAAAGCATTTCAATTGACCTAAAAACGCGTCGGCAGACCGCACCCCTTCCCCCTCCATCTTTCCGCCACGCCCCGCCGCCCTTTGTTTTGACAAAGGGTCAATGCTTTTTCAATTTGACagtcaatcgcatcacaaatAAAAGCTGTGTTTTTCATATGGTTTAAACCTCAATTGGTTGCTTTTTAGACAACTGCGCAGAACTCAGCATTTATAATTGCTTGTGCAAATGTTACTGGGTCTCTAAAACTAGTTTTTAGCTTCAGCAAAGACCATTTCTATAGGTTTTCAAACAATGTTTAGAGAAGCTTTTCATCTCTCCATCTAAtcatttaaatgtaaaagtAGTGTAATATTTAGATTTGGAACTGTTCAATTGCTACATTTTGCGGTCGCTGCTAGCGAAGCTGGACTGTAAATCCAATTGAACGTGGTATTTGTGGGATTGTTGGTGGTGCTTTTATGACGCCGATGTGTTGAGATCTTCCATTTCTATCATCGGCTGGCTGCATTAGCTGGCATTCTTGTGCTTGGTTTTCGAGGTTTCCGTTCGGCGGGcgaacaaaacatttttattttgtccagagccagagccaccAGTTGTATAAAAATACCAGCAACGCCCATATGCATTTTCACCCCTCGTCCCTGGCAGTGCTAGTTCCCAAGCTTTCTCCAGGTCGAGCGGAAATTAATCGATTTTCCTTTCTTAACGTCCCTTTGAAAATACAAGCCGGAAATTGGTCCTACATTGAAAGTTTGGATGATCCTATCGCAAGGAATAATAATTGGATTACGTGTGAAGGGATTAATGGTTGTCTCCTGCATTCctgtgtttttatttagttCTTTCTGTTTGCTTTCCAATAATTACTGCACGTTTAATCGATACGATAGAAGTTCTCCGAGTGGGCAAGTAATTGAGTGCGTCACTGTACGTACGGGGAACACAAACAGACTGTCTTTATGCACGtacataaatttctatctttggcacacacacaaaaatatataaaaacgcATTAAGGCGGGCCGACTTGTGCTCCatttctccctctctctttttATTCATGGTTTATTTTTATCGCTGTTGTCGAACTTGTATTTTTTCACATCTATCTGCCAGATACTCTCTTTCCACCTTCGGCCTTCCACAACCCATAAACTGGGCTTCCAATAGTTGCATAGTTGACACACGTGCGGCCATGTCCAGTGGTACATTACTTTTGTCGCTGGCCTTTTCCCATTTAAATTAGCCATTACGTCAGCGATTAGTCAATAAAGACCTGATGCGAGTGCATGAGTCATCGCAGCTTTGAATCCAACACTTTCGTCCAGCGGAAGCATGACAACAAACTAAATTCGTACAACTTACCTAGAAATACTCGCGCAAGTGCATTGCGGGTATATTGGACGTGTCTGAATTTTCGAATAATATATAACTGTCATacataaaatgcaatattAAATCTATCATAATCATTCTAAGAGCTTTTATTACCATTCTAAaccattcaaaatatttttaatcgtTCGGGGGAATACCTAAACATAAAGTAAAACCAAACATCTTTTAAATGCCTTTCAAAGCTAATGAATATGGAATTGGTCGCGGccttcaattaaatttaaagcatAAATATTAATCGAACCAAAACATGAAATTTCTTATAACGTCCATTATCCCTTATAAGGGGTGATCTTATATGGCAGTTGACTCCTCAGAATTTACAGTCAAACAAAAATTCGCAGTGTTGTGCAACTGCTGGTGGATGTGGAATTTTAGCTAAATATAACAGTCAGGTAATCCGCAACAGAACTCTGTTAGTCAGTCAGGTGTTTGTAAAGAGCTCACAGCCGAGAACCGTTAGACCAGATAACGGCTTAAGGTTGCCTCACCTACATTTCTCCTTTGCTGAAAAAACCCACTAATACTCCTATTAACGTTCTAATTTATTGCAGAAAGCCATTGTTAGCAACTTTTGAGGGGCATATCGAACTGTGTGGCgtattttattagttttgtgaagtaacccaaaaaaaaaatcaaacaaaatgtcGACAGTCGATAAGGAAGAGCTGGTCCAGAAGGCTAAACTGGCCGAGCAGTCAGAACGGTAAGTGGTTCCTCCTATAATAAGGTTCATCAACCTCCCAAAACTTCAAAAGAACACTATGAACTCATTTGGCAAAAGTTATCATTGTGCCTGCGCAGTTGatcataattataaaaaaacaaatgtcaTAAGAAAATCTTTATATTTTTGGGAGTTGTAAGAACTGGAATGGCAGTAaacatacaatttttaaaatagatttaattgCTTTGAGATAAAGCAATTAAGGTATCTAGTTTACagttaaaaatgaaataaaaccaTTCTTGTAATCTGCTAGactaaatatttcaaattacTAATGGAATGTTCTCTATGCAGTTACGATGACATGGCCCAGGCCATGAAGTCCGTCACAGAGACTGGCGTTGAGCTCTCAAATGAGGAAAGAAATCTGCTCTCCGTTGCCTACAAAAATGTGGTCGGTGCCCGCAGGTGAGTCAATCAATCACCGCTTGATTAATGTCGCACTATAAATTGAAGTTCAAGTACTAAGCTGTATGTTTCTTCCCCTTCTCCGGGTGTGTTTAACATGTCCAAACCAGGTCATCGTGGCGTGTCATCTCCTCCATTGAGCAGAAAACCGAAGCATCCGCTAGAAAACAGCAGCTCGCCCGTGAGTACAGAGAGCGTGTGGAGAAGGAGCTGAGGGAAATCTGCTACGAAGTTTTGGTAAGTGGTGGTCCGCAATTCTGCGCAAGTCTCTTTCTGAAGGATTTATGGGGTTGTAATTGGTCCATCTAATTATTTTCATACCCACAACTCACTTGGGTGTTCATCTGAATTGACGGTGATGAAGATGGCAAACCTGTCAACCgcctacatatatatattatcccCTCCGCCCTTGGCCAGCTCAGCTGTCGAGGGTGTTGTTTGGATGGTTCGGTGGGTTTTCCAGGGGATGGGCCCAGTTTTCTGGTTTTCCTACTTGCTCTagtgaaatataaaaatttgttacaatcaataaatctatttttaaaatgaacattttccattttcccccacACACAGAGGTTCTGCCTTGTGTGTATATGGAATTTATATTGGCGTTCACGGATCAGAAAATAGACCATGGCCAGGGTTGAACTCGGGGTTTCCCCATTCGCTTTCCTTTGATTGGGTCTTTCATATTGGATTAAACTTAACTGGTGCTTGAtggatttttaaatgaaaaatgtggCAGAACAGGGTTTACAAAAAGCCAGGCGGCTTACTTGGTTAATTGTTGCGTTTGGGATCCGAAATTGATATGAGATTAATTGAAGTGATTGTTTCCTTTGCTTACAGGGACTTCTGGACAAATACCTTATTCCAAAAGCCAGCAATCCCGAGAGCAAGGTGTTCTACCTGAAGATGAAGGGTGATTACTACAGGTATTTAGCCGAGGTTGCCACAGGAGACGCACGCAACAGTAAGTATCTTGTAAAGCACTCCAACAAAAACATCCTACGCTTGAATTGTACACCCGAATTGTACAATATCAAAATCTTTATAAACCAAACTACAAATATTCTTGCAAAACACAGCCGTTGTCGATGACTCGCAAACCGCTTACCAGGATGCATTTGACATTAGCAAGGGTAAAATGCAGCCAACACATCCCATCCGTTTGGGTCTGGCCCTTAACTTCTCAGTCTTCTACTATGAGATTTTGAACTCACCAGACAAAGCTTGCCAATTGGCTAAACAGGTTAATAACACACTGAGACTTGGCTCGATTAAACGAAATGTATGGCAAGCGAGCAAAAGGCACACAAAGTCACTATCCATCGATACTTAAGAAGTTTTCTGTTTACTTTTAAATGGTTTCCTAacatttggttttgtttcttACTTTTTTACATAACTGATTCATGTGTAAATCGTTAAGCCGTCGTTGAGGACTCGAAAAATGCCTATCAGGAGGCGTTCGATAttgcaaaaaccaaaatgcaGCCCACACATCCAATCAGATTAGGTCTTGCTCTCAACTTTTCCGTCTTCTATTACGAAATTATCAATTCACCAGCGAGGGCTTGTCACTTAGCTAAACAGGTTCAGTTCAACTTATACATGTATCTTCTGTGTAAACTTAATAATTCGCTTACGAATACTAATCACCCAATGAtacaaattgttgttgttagtAACTAAACTGAGTAAGATATCCAGCGACTAATTAACCAACTAAATGAGCTTTAACCCGACGAATAGATATACATTACACCAAAGCGTTTCAAAAGTTTGAGAATAAAACATGTGCAATTTTATgaagctaaaaaaaaataaaccaattgGGAATCCCTTATATCGACTTTAAAGAAGTACAACTTTTTACACTTTAAGCTACCTTTGCAACTATTTTACTGAGATTACAAACTTTTTGAAGCACAATATGTATATCACTCCATCCTTATATTTTCCCCCTCGAATTGCATGAGAAATACGAAAAACTTTGCCTGTGAAATAATTTACATGCAGCCTTTGCTGGTGAACacttttcgtttttattttgttaaggTCAACAAAactgttttgttatttttattttgatttacaCGATTTGCCTTAGAATTCAGTTTTATAAAGTTGTTTAGTGAAGCCAATTATGAATGAACCTAACGCAACTttgaaaatgcttttgttCTACCAACTTGCATTCGCCTTGCCAAACATTTCCTTTAATCCAAAACCTCAGAGAATTTATACTAAAGTAACCTTTTTTGACCCGCCACCCAGGCGTTCGATGATGCGATAGCCGAGCTGGACACACTGAACGAGGACTCCTACAAGGACTCGACACTCATCATGCAGCTGTTGAGGGACAACCTGACTCTCTGGACGTCCGACACCCAAGGCGACGAAGCTGAGCCACAGGAGGGCGGCGACAACTAACCAAACAACTAAGCAAATGTTTCCTTTTTGACTATGCAAATATTATTCAgtaatacaaacaaacaaaaaccagaaacaacaaagagaaacaaatattataaaacGCAACcagcaaagcaaaacaatttgaaatgaaaCGATAATCCAGGCGAGAGCAGCAGGCAGGCAAAGAGCGCGAACATTTGAGACATTAACATACGAATTGAGGGCAGAATGCTTCACAGTTCATTTGGGGCCGATGGGCCGGCATTTAAGGCCGTTTTCCCGATTGTCACGGGTAGTTTTTAGCCGGGCTCCGGTTGCAACCGAACCTAGTATACAGATGGTCAAATGCTTGGACAGATGCCGGCCAATCCGACTCAAATGTAGCTTAAGATCTGCAACTGCTTaagaaatacagaaaaataCAGCATCGCTGTGAGGGCTAAACAAATGCGGACTATTTGGGAGTTTGGTATGATTTTTCCggattttaaatcaaattaatctAGCAGATAATTCGtaattgtgtgtgttttttccCGATCGAAACGGCCAAACTCTAGATGCTCCGAATTTGTTCGCCCTGGCGGTGACTCGTGTGGATTTCCTCtttacaaaacaaacaaacaaataaataatattcctAACTGTATACAcaagaaatgaaatgagatAATCGGTTATTATACGTTTTTTGCAAGAGtccaaattaattatttaattttcgtaTGGCAACAGAAACAACTGCAAAAGatacagcaacagcaacaacaaccaagcGAACCAAatgagaaaaacaaaaataaaaacaaacttatgtattatttgtaattctttttctaaacaaataaaaccaaaaaacctAGTTTCCCATTTTACGTTTACTTCATTTCGAAATTGGTTCACTTTTCGTTTTTCAACctcccccacacacacaaacagaagcacacacagacacacatagACAGGGCTGCATTTATAATGCACGTGCGGAAATCGGTTCTAGTCCCATGAGTCAGGAACCATATCTGTTAAATGAACGTGGCGAGAACggaaaaatacagaaaatatataattgttCATTGCTATTTTTTATACATGTcttacataaaacaaaagggTTAAATCTACAATTgcaatttctttgttgttttttcttggTATAAACAATTGTGAAAAGCATAACTCatataatacatacatataaccAACTGTCTGTCAAATGAATTTTGCGAACGAAATCAAGTCTATGATCCCCTAGCGGAAGTCcacttacatttttttttagtgtgcAACATGGCGAAGGCACGAGTTTTATTGTGCCCAATGTCTGCCCAATTCCCCATTTTTGCGTTAGTTGGGTGGTGTAACTTTTTGAAGTACATTTGTACGTTTAAGCCCAGAGAAGCGTTTCCCCAACAAAGAAACAGCCTCAAATTGTTCCTAAAATCTGGCGATTCTTACTTAGCTGTTTTATTATCGTTCAAAAACGTGGTCGACTTCTTCAATCTATGACAATTGCAGCCTGCAAAtcagaaatggaaaaactaaaaacggAATCTAAATGAAGATCGAAtcaaaatacataaatattgtGAACTAAACTattcaaatttttaatttaaatacaagAAAACTTTGCATGTGTAttgaaagaaaatatattattgTCCAGCATACagaacatatgtatgtatgataaaagtaaatgtatattttcgcAATTGAATTTATCGCTATATTATGAATGTGAggaatataaaaaaagcaaaccaaaaaaatatatatttaaataaaagaaacaccTTTGCCGCAACGCTAATAAATCGAGTCCCAGATcatgaaataataatattgtgAAACTGCAATACATTCATGAAAccgaaaaataataacaaccaGATGAAAATTAAACCGGATGTAGGCGTAAATTGTATGCATATAACAGAGGTAAAGATTGATGTATGAGTGgaatatttaagtttattgAAATTACAGTTTCTTAAttaccaacaaaaaaaaaaacaaaaaattaaataaataatacaaaaaccaaccaaaagagtttttattcaaatatttgtagaTCAATGTTACGTTAGctaaaatgtcaaaaatacCTAAGAATTGAGTGCagaaaattagaaaaattggttaactaataaaaatgttcaatatttcGGAGCAAAATTTGGTTTGGCATGCATTCAATAAAATTTCGAGTATTTACCAAATTAAATCCCTTGTAAGTTACTGTTTGAATTTGATATATTCCCCATACCCACTTATAATTGTTCTACTGATTGGAGATTTTTGGAAATTAATGGACGGATACAACAATGCCGTCGTTTTCATGGACCTACAATATTTCGCTTAGGAAACTCAACCAAAACGATTAGGCCAAAGGTAAAAATCCAATTTGAATCTCATCAACTTATTGGATTTCTCGGTTCTCTTAGCTGACTTGTCTAAGCATCGATATCCAATGCACACGAAGTCATCATTTGTATAGTCCTCAAGATATTTCGTATGTGTTTTTCTAAGtataactttaactttataGGACTTTAAAACACTTCTTCCTTTTACAGGCATAGAGAAAATTCtcttttaaatgtaaaatttaattgGAATCGGCATTTTATAAAGTCGTTCAGTTATTGTAGTGATCAAAAGAATGATAGTCCTAGCGatgaaaacataaaagatGACAAACCTGCGCAACGATGTGGAAGACCATTAAGTAATGTGCACAATGGGTTTCTCAATGCTGATAACTATTCTGAAAAAAGTGTtcggaaaaagaaaaagagctTTCCAAAAAAGAAAGGTGCCAAATCGCTAGAAGAGCTGCGAAAGTGTTTGAGAACCATGCAGGATGTTTTAGATTTTGTCCATCCGGTCAAGCCTTTTGTAAGTTTTTCTCGCATTTTACAGTTAATGAATAATTACGTTTTCAAACGAGCACTAATACTTAACCAAAAAAGCTCTTACATTTCGGCAGATGGTCTAGTTGTAGATGAGTTTAATACCTTAATCTATTGAAGGGAGATCCTACATGATGTCATATAATATTAAACAgactaaacatttttctagcTGAGGTtatattttccgcttttttgAGAGACAGAAAAACGGTTTAAATTAACGATAACGATAACGGGTATCGCACCCACCCACAGCCGATGACAGCTCCCTAATTTCCCCATTCCCAGCGGTGAAAGCTCGCGAAAGCTTTTACTCGCCCAGTGATAACCAGCTGATCAACAGCTGAACGATTGTGGGTCGAACGTAAACAAATTGGTTAAACGCTATTTTCCGCTCGTTGCTAGTCGCGAAAAGTCCGTTCATCACAGATAGAATCAACCGATTTACGAACTCAATCAAAGGAAGTTAGGGCAATCGCGTTAAAGCGAACTCTAGGCCGGATTTAACCATCCAAAGTTGGCATTGCATCAGTACGCACTTACAGAAAGCCCGtggctgtgtgcgtgtgtccgTGTGTGTTGTGTATGCGTCTCTGGCCTGAAGGTCACCTTGAAACGTCAAAAGCAAAAGCGAAACTTGTGAATACCGCCTGCAAGCGTATATATTGCTAGTAACTGAAAAGCCACGGCAAGGAGCAGTAGTAGTATTTATAGCCCACTTGGATATAACCTAGCTCCAGCTGCGCGGCTAGCATAGTAGCAAAACAGGGAAACTCCCTCCCGAGTTCAATAGTGGTTCATAGTGTGTGCTTTGTGAGATATCCGTTACGATACCAGTTAGAGATATagtgaaaaataaagaaaaatgaattCCGAGATTAATCAACGATTCCTGGCCCGCGGCTCGCAGAAGGACAAAGGACTGGCGGTCTTCACCAGCGGCGGGGATTCCCAGGGCATGAATGCCGCCGTGCGTGCCTGTGTGCGTATGGCCATCTATTTGGGCTGCAAGGTGAGTTGGTGACCTCTGTCAAGTACTTTCCGCCCACGCAGCATCGCGTCCGGTGACCCCGACCGCCGAGCACAGGCAGCAACCCCATGTGAACCCAGAAATTTACGTAAAACACCTGGTAATTTGCTTATCAGCAGCCGTTGAACCACGGCTGTCGGTCCGCAAAGCCAGTTAGATAATCTCCAATCGGTGCGAAAAGAAATTCAAGAATATATGTGTACATGCACATTGACATTGGGTTTATTTTCGGGCCCCTCACAtgcgatttcgatttcggctaatttgtttcgttttttgttgtcGCTCTTGGTTTCTATTCGGTTTATTTAAATGAGTTCATTAATTTGGTAGGGAACTTCTGGCTTTTGGGCCctcgaaaatatgcaaaaaaaaatttcaattgctagccaatttaaattgattaaaatctatttatttgatttaaaattctTGGGGGTCAATAAAAGAAAAGTTATTGGCACGCGTTGCTAATAGCCTTTGATATGTTCTATAAATTGatcaaaattaataaataatcaatTGAGTGtgcgtacatatgtatttctTAAGCAtgctaaacaaatttttgttcaAATAGTTGGTAATCAGTTCCAGTCGTCTAATCTATAAATTTAATCTGATAGTGCCTTGGCATcattattgtttgtttttatctttcattttttaatgcgttataaaatttgaattttcgccTATGTGAGTTGCTTAAAAAGTATCGATTTAATTCCGATTACATACCTGTAACggtatttgaatatttaaatgttttgaatgtttaaaatattttttgtttttaactttaatatttaaataacatatatTAAATTCATCTATACTTCCAAAAAAAATTCACCAATTTGGCAGtgtacaaattaaatataataaactcTAATTCGATGATTCATGTTAAACGGTGCTAATGATGTCATGCGCCATGAAGATACCAAACTCTCTTCTGGTTTACACCATATCTACAATtgtttcgtgtttttttcCCGCAAGGTCTACTTCATCCGTGAAGGCTACCAGGGCATGGTAGATGGAGGCGACTGCATCCAGGAAGCCAACTGGGCCTCAGTCTCGTCCATCATCCATCGTGGTGGTACGATCATTGGCTCCGCCCGTTGCCAGGACTTCCGTGAGCGTCAGGGTCGCTTGAAGGCCGCCAACAACCTGATCCAGCGGGGAATCACCAATCTGGTGGTCATTGGAGGCGATGGTTCTCTTACCGGCGCCAATCTGTTCCGTCAGGAGTGGTCCAGCCTGCTGAACGAGCTGGTCGCTAACAAGACCATTACCACCGAGCAGCAGGATAAGTTCAATGTCCTGCATATCGTTGGATTGGTACGGTACACAAAGGTCTCCTTCGCTTTAGTTACTTATGGATGGAATTATTTGTAGGTGGGCTCCATCGACAACGATTTCTGTGGCACGGACATGACCATCGGAACGGACACGGCTCTGCATCGCATTATTGAGGCCATCGATGCCATTTCCAGTACCGCCTACTCCCATCAGCGCACCTTCATCATGGAGGTCATGGGTCGTCATTGCGGGTAAGTTGATATCTAAGCGGATATTTGCGAGCAAAGTTGGGCTGCCTCTGTGTTAGCCTTAGTGTCAGTGATTAATTGGGATTTTAGCTAATGCCTGGAACGACTATCTCTAGCTATCTTTCGGTGGTAGCTGGCATTATCTCCGAGGCAGACTACGTATTTCTGCCAGAATCTCCTCCGCAGGCAGATTGGCCCGATCGACTTGTCCTCAAGTTGGAACAGGCAAGCCCAAACGGAAATCTGTTGAATGTCGTCGACTCATTTCGcacatttctgtttttgtggccgaAGTCTTATGTCGATCGATCTTAGTGTCCCCATCTTCCCCAAAATCCTATCCCCCTTTGGactaatattttgtaatatatttttgcagcTATTTAGCTCTTGTGGGCGGACTGGCGTGCGAGGCGGATTTCATATTCATTCCCGAAATGCCGCCCAAGGTCGATTGGCCAGACAGGCTCTGCTCTCAGCTGGCCCAGGCAAGATGCAGCTCCATTTCCGTTCTATCAGCACTGAGAAAAGTCGCAACAGCTTCAGAAATATGTTCTCGACAGCTTGTATAGAAATTTGAAAGTGTTTGAATCGGCCATAGGCACGCAAAAGATAGTTTATAGTTCAAATTGTTTACCTATAACTATAATAATGAACTGTCGAGATAATATTCCTGTTCGTAGATAGAGTTTTACATATACTTCAGTGCAGCTGTCGTTGCTTAATGCTTAAGTAGTACACTTGTACTTTTAGGTACACCATTTTTTTAAAGACACTATTTAAGAGCGACACTTGCCATACAAAGCTTGTTCTTATTTTCTGCTTACTGCACACGAATGTTTCTCTAAACACAAACGGAGATACGGAATGAATTACGCACAGTTTTTGTCTGTACCAGCATATCAAAATCATATTGTAACTAATTTTAAGTTTACCCCAATTACTCCCAATTCCCCGATAATGATCCCCCGACATTTGTGAACCATCTGTTATTTTTGTACTTAAtctcttgttttttagttACTTAGCCATATCGGCAGCCATAGCCACAGAGGCTGATTTTATGTTCATACCCGAGGAGCCGGTGTCAGTCAATTGGAAGGACGAGATCTGTGTCAAGCTCCACCAGGTCAGGACCAGAGTCCTTCGCTATCCAATTCATTTCTAGTTACTTTTTGTCCAATTTAAAATTCTAAATTTTATTCTGCATTGTTTTGGGCCTTTTCGATGTGCCGAAATTTCCATGGCGATAAACATCTTTAACAgctatttgtttttattgtttgggTCTTTGGGTCTCTGTT
Proteins encoded:
- the LOC120450790 gene encoding 14-3-3 protein zeta isoform X1, giving the protein MSTVDKEELVQKAKLAEQSERYDDMAQAMKSVTETGVELSNEERNLLSVAYKNVVGARRSSWRVISSIEQKTEASARKQQLAREYRERVEKELREICYEVLGLLDKYLIPKASNPESKVFYLKMKGDYYRYLAEVATGDARNTVVDDSQTAYQDAFDISKGKMQPTHPIRLGLALNFSVFYYEILNSPDKACQLAKQAFDDAIAELDTLNEDSYKDSTLIMQLLRDNLTLWTSDTQGDEAEPQEGGDN
- the LOC120450790 gene encoding 14-3-3 protein zeta isoform X2; translated protein: MSTVDKEELVQKAKLAEQSERYDDMAQAMKSVTETGVELSNEERNLLSVAYKNVVGARRSSWRVISSIEQKTEASARKQQLAREYRERVEKELREICYEVLGLLDKYLIPKASNPESKVFYLKMKGDYYRYLAEVATGDARNTVVEDSKNAYQEAFDIAKTKMQPTHPIRLGLALNFSVFYYEIINSPARACHLAKQAFDDAIAELDTLNEDSYKDSTLIMQLLRDNLTLWTSDTQGDEAEPQEGGDN